The Arachis ipaensis cultivar K30076 chromosome B05, Araip1.1, whole genome shotgun sequence nucleotide sequence ATAATCATTTCTATACCATTGCTTATGCTGTTGTCGGATCAGAAACAAAGGAGTCATGGAAATGGTTTTTAACTCTCTTACAAGAAGATCTTGGGAATGCAAGTGTGCATGGATGGAACTTTATGTCGGATCAACAAAAAGTTAGTAATATATTTGTTTATCCTTATGTTCTGAAATCTAGTTCATTATGCTTATATTATGAGGCTTTTGGTTTAtaaaattatgcagaaattaAGTGTTGTTCTGTTTCTAACTTTTTTTTACTAAATTGCAATCTCTAAGTTTTATCACATTAGTTAGCATTAGTTAGCATTAGTCAACATTAGTTAGCATTAGTTAACATTAGCCAAGGTTAGTTAGCGTTAGCATTAGTCAACATTAGTTAGCATTAGTTAGCATTAGTTAACATTAGCCAAGGTTAGTTAGCGTTAGCATTAGTCAATATTAGTTAGCATTAGTTAACATTAGCCAAGGTTAGTTAGCATTAGTCAACATTACTTGGCATTTGTTTATTAACATTACTTTATTTAtgcatttgatttaatttttcaaaaatttataaaCTTGAGTTATTGAGACTTACACCAGATATTTAGCTACAACTAATTAAAGTGTTGGTGCTGATCTTTAATTTGGATTGTGGAGCTCTCTTCATATGACAGTGTCATGTTCGTTCTATGAAATAAGCCTTTGGATGAATGTTTATTATATTAGACCTGTACCTATGTGAATTGCCTTTGCTAATGTGTTAGATGGTGTTTTAATCAATGAACAAGCTTTTACTCTCATTAGCCAAGGCAGGGGCTGCTGCATTAATTTTTCACTTGCTGATATACCCTTGTACACTATTGTTGAAGTTCCTGTATTTTACTCTTCAACATTCTGTGAACTACATCACACTTTTTAAtgcttttttgtttattttgagaTGATATTCTGCTACTTTCAGGGTCTTCTTGAAGCAATGAAAGAGGTGATGCCCGAAGCACCACATCGTAATTGTGTGATGCATATGTGGAAAAACTTCATCAACCGATTTAAGGATCTGCAAGTCAGAGATGTGGTTTGGGAGTGTGCAAGTTGTTCAACCCCTCCTGAGTTTGTAGAGACTatggaaaagcttaagaagattAATGAAGAGGCGTGGGAGTATCTTACAAGATTTGATCCTCGGGTGTGGGTGAAGGCTTACCTTAACCATGGCCCCAAGGTTGATTCTTTGACAAATAATATGTGTGAATCCTGGAATGCCAAAATAGGAAAGTACAGAGTGAAGCCCATTCTTACAATGTGTGAAGAGTTGCGCTGTTATGTCATGCGGAGAATGACGAAGCATATCACTCTACTATCAAATTATCCTGGAAAGCTTGCTCCCGTACAGCAAAAAAGACTTGGCCGATTGATTAAGCCCAGCAACAGATGGAATGCAGTATGGACAGGTGACAACGAGAGGAAGCGGTTTGAAGTGAGTCGCAAAGCATCAAAAGTTGATGTTGATTTGATGAAGCATACTTGTTCATGCAACATGTGGCAACTAACAGGTTGACTTACTTACTCTTTGATTGAAAACTTGTTTTGCTAAGTAATGTATTCTAGATTGCTTATGTGATTTTGGAATTATAGGAATGCCTTGTGTTCATGCGATTGCTGCTATTAGGAAGAAGCATGATAAGCCAGAAGAGTATGTGCACAAATGGCTTTGCATGGAGTCCATCTATCTGACTTATGCACACTCAATCCAACCAGTTCCCAGTGAAGAATATTGGCATAGAACAGGTTATATCAAGCCAACTCCTCCACCTATCAAGAGGCCCATTGGTAGGCCAAAGGTGCATAAAAGAAAGAAGGATCCAGTAGAGGATTTGATCCAAGGGGACAAGGTAAGAAAAACATTTCGCATAACATGTAGCAAGTGCGGCGAGAAGGGTCACAACTACAAGACATGCAAGGGAGCACCATCTAATCCTAACTGGAAGCCTAAAACCAGGAAACCAAAGCACCAGAACTCAAGTAGTCAGGCACTAGTGGAACTTCCATTATCCCAATCTGCTCCAGAGCCTGAGGTAACAAAGCACGTGAGGATTTAGTTGTCCTCGTTATGAATGATAAAGGATTTATGTGTCTTCATTATAAATGTTAAAGGATTTATGTGTCTTCATTATAAATGTTAAAGGATTTATGTGTCTTCATTATAAATGTTAAAGGATTTATGTGTCTTCATTATAAATGTTGTAGGCTGGCCAGAATACACAACAGGCAGCTCCAGCTGAACAAGCACAGGACACTTCTTCACATGCAGCACCATTCAACCAAGCACCAATCAAGACAACAAAACATACTCATTTCAAAAAACCAGCTAAATTTAGGCCAAAGCAACCAATCAAAAGGCCACCTGCACCAACTACAACTCAGACTCAAGTTGCTCCACAAATTTCAACAAGTGTGACAACAACATCTAGTGGAGGAGTATCAAAGGAGACACTGGCAGCAACAACTTCTGCCACAACAGGACTATTCAAGTTTATACCAAATCCAGGCTTCAAGAACCAAACAAAGTGACGTGCTTGTTCCAGACTTATTTTGGaaacaaaaaattagtttttCGCTGCAATAGTTGGTTGTAATACATATTGGCAAACTTTATTTTAGCCAATTTAGTTGCTTATGAATTTGTATTTTGGAATCTGCGGGCTGATATACTTGCTACAGTTACTTATCCTAGATGTTATTATGTTGTGGTATGACAATATTCCTATAATATGGTTTAGGTTGAATGAATGAATTATTATTGATTGAATGAATTATATATGGCTTCTTTCTGATTTAGGTTCATCTCTTAAAAGTAAACATGTATGTTACACACATTCTATATCTATTTCAAGCCAACAAGATATAGATAATTAAAATCTTCTTTCTTTCATTTATATTAGCTAAAATAGTTAACAGATATAATTCATTACAATCcacatttttttcatatttttcatacCCTAAATAAACAAAGACCAACAACTACAACAATCAAGTTTAGAACTATGACCCAGAAGTTACTGCTTTTCTTGTTCTCTAGGTAATTTATCCTTTGCTCTAGATCAGCCATTCTGTTCTCCAATTCAGACTTCCCAAAATGTTCTTCAACATTTAAGCTCTGATTGTCACCCAATTCTTTTGTTGGCTCCATGCACCCAATTCTTCCAACATGGTCATCAACCCACACAAAGAATTTACAATATGGTTGTTTCACCTAAATCAATTCAGATAGTATGAAAATATGTTGGTAAAAAAAAAACTCTCCACTTCATCCGTATACACGAAAAATTGTGAGCTTACCTTGAAGAATGGGCATCCGAAGAATAGTCTGTTTGGGTTGGCATTTGTCTTCGACATGTAAAATATCGCATACATCCCGCAGAAGCATTTTGGAGCGATGCAATCTTTCTCATCCCCAGCTTGAACTGAACATGGATCTGCATTTATAGAAGAGCCTTCCTGTCGTCTGCTAACACCTCCGCGTTGTCTCTTGATTGATGAGCTTCCATCACTGGCCATCAATTTAAGCAACACCACCATGAACAAATCTGAACAGGTGCTGCGTATGTTACTTCAGAAAACCCAGTTTAAATCTCATTAGGGTTACCTtatcaaaacgacgtcgttttgatcagtaaggacctatttgtccttcgaTCTTTTTTTCCTTCCAGCGTGGCACCGTAACGGACACCTGGACACCGTTATAGCCACGTCAGCCTGTTCCGTTTGATGTGTGAGAGGGAAATAGACGGAAGGACTAAATTGTCCTCCGTTTGTTAAAGTCAGggacttttttgtatttaaattttgtcaggGATGAATTTGTCAAAAACTTAaaaagtcagggacctatttgtctttttcccTAAATTAAAAGGGCCATTGGCCAGAGGACCAAGACCTATCTAAAACTTTAAATTCTGAATGCAATGTTGAACGGGCAATCCACCCTACAAGTTTTGACCATCTTTAATTTCTTCCCCACTAAGGTGGAAGGAAGTTCGAATGCATTATTctagaaaattacaaaaaaaaataaaataaaattaaacaacaATTAAATTTGCACGTGTAACATATATAGTAAGTAATTTCACTGAACATATTGCATATATATGTTCTAAATAGGTTATCTTATATCAGATATGCCCCTTAAAAGTGATTCCATTTTCAACACATAAATTCATATTAATCTCGCTAATTAATTGGTCTTAGATATAATATATGAGTAATATCTACgtatataaataattttcaaCTGAGTATTCAAATTAAAATACATGTTTTCCTTAGCTTAtgcccttatttatttattttctttcttttttttttctccttttgcaTTTTGgtataattttctttaaatattctatatttctatattattttaacagaatttatatattattattagttttgtacattttttatatatattattttgtacCAATAAATTAAAAAACTGAAANNNNNNNNNNNNNNNNNNNNNNNNNNNNNNNNNNNNNNNNNNNNNNNNNNNNNNNNNNNNNNNNNNNNNNNNNNNataaaaaataaaaatatataagtaaaaaatagatacatatataaataagaaATATCTTTAAATATAAGAATGTTGTTGGTAGAAGTATGATAAGAAGTATGGATAAAGAGTGAAAGTAGAAGAAATGAATGCCTGAAAATTTTCATGTGGACAACAGAAATGTATGATATATATTAAAGAGTGGGATGACATGCAAACTCTGaaatcaaaacaaaacaaaacaaaacctcCCCCAAACAGAACTCTTCCACACTTTCACTCTAATTAAAAGCAATTCAGTTAGTTATATTCTGGTATTCCAAATGGATCCGTGTCCGTACGTGAGACTCACCGTGGACTCTCTCGCACTCAAGCTTCCCTCCTTCACCAGACGCTCGCCGCTTTCCGGTGGCGTTCAC carries:
- the LOC110262612 gene encoding uncharacterized protein LOC110262612 isoform X2, whose protein sequence is MKEVMPEAPHRNCVMHMWKNFINRFKDLQVRDVVWECASCSTPPEFVETMEKLKKINEEAWEYLTRFDPRVWVKAYLNHGPKVDSLTNNMCESWNAKIGKYRVKPILTMCEELRCYVMRRMTKHITLLSNYPGKLAPVQQKRLGRLIKPSNRWNAVWTGDNERKRFEVSRKASKVDVDLMKHTCSCNMWQLTGMPCVHAIAAIRKKHDKPEEYVHKWLCMESIYLTYAHSIQPVPSEEYWHRTGYIKPTPPPIKRPIGRPKVHKRKKDPVEDLIQGDKVRKTFRITCSKCGEKGHNYKTCKGAPSNPNWKPKTRKPKHQNSSSQALVELPLSQSAPEPEAGQNTQQAAPAEQAQDTSSHAAPFNQAPIKTTKHTHFKKPAKFRPKQPIKRPPAPTTTQTQVAPQISTSVTTTSSGGVSKETLAATTSATTGLFKFIPNPGFKNQTK
- the LOC110262612 gene encoding uncharacterized protein LOC110262612 isoform X1, which produces MIFCYFQGLLEAMKEVMPEAPHRNCVMHMWKNFINRFKDLQVRDVVWECASCSTPPEFVETMEKLKKINEEAWEYLTRFDPRVWVKAYLNHGPKVDSLTNNMCESWNAKIGKYRVKPILTMCEELRCYVMRRMTKHITLLSNYPGKLAPVQQKRLGRLIKPSNRWNAVWTGDNERKRFEVSRKASKVDVDLMKHTCSCNMWQLTGMPCVHAIAAIRKKHDKPEEYVHKWLCMESIYLTYAHSIQPVPSEEYWHRTGYIKPTPPPIKRPIGRPKVHKRKKDPVEDLIQGDKVRKTFRITCSKCGEKGHNYKTCKGAPSNPNWKPKTRKPKHQNSSSQALVELPLSQSAPEPEAGQNTQQAAPAEQAQDTSSHAAPFNQAPIKTTKHTHFKKPAKFRPKQPIKRPPAPTTTQTQVAPQISTSVTTTSSGGVSKETLAATTSATTGLFKFIPNPGFKNQTK
- the LOC110262613 gene encoding uncharacterized protein LOC110262613; amino-acid sequence: MVVLLKLMASDGSSSIKRQRGGVSRRQEGSSINADPCSVQAGDEKDCIAPKCFCGMYAIFYMSKTNANPNRLFFGCPFFKVKQPYCKFFVWVDDHVGRIGCMEPTKELGDNQSLNVEEHFGKSELENRMADLEQRINYLENKKSSNFWVIVLNLIVVVVGLCLFRV